One genomic region from Thermococcus sp. encodes:
- a CDS encoding metallophosphoesterase family protein: MKIALISDIHSNWEALRAVWEKIKRADAILCMGDLVGYGASPNEVVEFVRKEMEKKTFLCVRGNHDNAVAFGADWGFNPYAREAVRWHQRAMRVENLEFLRRLPVRGLFTDDTGRGYLLIHGSPRAPLDEYLFPWLPEGEFQAVLGYIKQDDLLVGHTHIPMLKVIDGRRIINPGGVGQPRDGDWRASYALIDTEEEPPDNVEFHRIEYDVEEAARKIIEAGLPRFLAERLFEGL, encoded by the coding sequence GCAGTATGGGAAAAAATCAAAAGGGCTGACGCAATCCTCTGCATGGGTGATTTGGTCGGCTACGGCGCTTCCCCAAACGAGGTCGTTGAGTTCGTGAGGAAAGAAATGGAGAAGAAAACCTTCCTCTGCGTCCGGGGCAACCACGACAACGCGGTGGCGTTTGGTGCTGACTGGGGATTCAATCCCTACGCGAGGGAAGCAGTGAGATGGCACCAGCGGGCTATGAGGGTTGAGAACCTTGAGTTCCTCAGGCGGCTCCCGGTGAGGGGGCTCTTTACTGATGACACAGGGCGGGGCTACCTGTTAATCCACGGTTCGCCAAGGGCGCCCCTCGATGAATACCTCTTCCCCTGGCTCCCGGAGGGTGAATTTCAGGCGGTTTTGGGCTACATAAAACAGGACGACCTCCTCGTCGGCCACACCCACATCCCAATGCTCAAGGTAATCGACGGAAGGAGGATAATCAACCCTGGCGGCGTTGGACAACCGCGCGACGGCGACTGGAGGGCAAGCTACGCTTTAATTGACACCGAAGAAGAGCCGCCGGACAACGTTGAGTTCCATCGCATTGAGTACGATGTTGAAGAAGCGGCCAGAAAGATAATCGAGGCGGGCCTCCCGCGCTTCCTTGCGGAGAGGCTCTTTGAAGGCCTGTGA
- a CDS encoding PRC-barrel domain-containing protein: MVKIMASKLRDIELITDTGVRLGWVYDLSFDEETGDILVVVAEPDEDLDTSEFVTDHEGLLLIPVSAVKSIGEVIIIDSTKLAVKSKLRRPVSPQ, encoded by the coding sequence ATGGTCAAGATAATGGCTTCAAAGCTTAGGGACATTGAGCTTATAACCGACACCGGTGTGCGGCTCGGCTGGGTCTATGACCTCAGCTTTGACGAGGAAACAGGAGACATTCTTGTTGTCGTCGCTGAGCCGGATGAAGACCTCGACACGAGTGAGTTCGTTACTGACCATGAAGGGCTTCTGCTCATCCCGGTAAGCGCAGTCAAAAGCATTGGAGAGGTTATAATCATAGACTCAACGAAGCTCGCGGTGAAGTCAAAGCTCAGGAGGCCAGTCTCACCGCAGTGA